From one Chloroflexota bacterium genomic stretch:
- the fni gene encoding type 2 isopentenyl-diphosphate Delta-isomerase — protein MDDIPARKADHIDVAANRPVAASISPGWDDVTLLHQSLPEINLSDVDLGVDLFGRHLQAPIVIASMTGGHPRAEEINRTLARAAQEFGLAMGVGSQRAGIRRPELIPTYAVARAAAPDAFLIANVGAPQLIAQRDEPALTDSEIARLVAVIQADALAIHLNYLQEVVQPEGDTDARGCLDAVRRVARTIGVPVIAKETGAGVTRSQARALRDAGVAAIDVGGAGGTSFALVEALRAADRGLSSAEDLGKTLADWGTPTAASVLECVGLGLPIIATGGIRSGLDAAKALALGADAASIARPMLSAALEGYEALRQYVRGLLDTLRAVLFLTGSPTVRDLQMRDHVITGRTAEWIRARGLVPKLLG, from the coding sequence GTGGATGATATCCCGGCCCGCAAGGCGGATCACATCGACGTCGCGGCAAATCGGCCGGTGGCCGCCTCAATATCCCCCGGTTGGGACGACGTTACGCTCCTCCATCAGTCGCTGCCCGAGATCAACCTCTCCGACGTGGATCTGGGCGTCGACCTGTTCGGCCGCCACCTACAGGCCCCGATCGTCATCGCCTCCATGACCGGGGGGCACCCGCGGGCCGAGGAGATCAACCGCACGCTGGCACGGGCGGCGCAAGAATTTGGCCTCGCGATGGGCGTTGGCAGCCAGCGCGCCGGGATCCGGAGGCCAGAGCTGATCCCGACCTACGCCGTGGCGCGCGCGGCGGCGCCGGATGCATTCCTCATCGCGAACGTGGGCGCTCCGCAGCTCATCGCCCAAAGGGACGAGCCGGCCCTGACCGATTCCGAGATCGCGCGTCTGGTCGCCGTGATTCAGGCGGACGCCCTGGCGATCCATCTGAACTATCTGCAGGAGGTCGTCCAACCGGAGGGGGACACGGACGCACGCGGGTGTTTGGACGCGGTCCGACGCGTAGCGCGAACGATCGGCGTCCCGGTGATCGCGAAGGAGACCGGCGCGGGCGTGACGCGATCGCAGGCCCGGGCGCTCCGCGATGCAGGTGTCGCGGCGATCGATGTGGGGGGAGCCGGCGGAACCTCATTCGCCCTCGTGGAGGCGCTGCGCGCCGCCGATCGCGGCCTGTCATCGGCGGAGGACTTGGGCAAGACCCTGGCGGACTGGGGCACGCCGACGGCCGCCTCGGTTCTGGAATGCGTTGGGCTCGGACTCCCGATCATCGCGACCGGCGGGATCCGCTCCGGCCTTGATGCCGCCAAGGCGCTGGCGCTGGGGGCCGACGCCGCGTCCATCGCCCGCCCCATGCTGTCAGCCGCCCTCGAAGGATACGAGGCGCTGCGCCAGTACGTGCGTGGGCTGCTGGACACGCTTCGCGCCGTCCTGTTCCTCACCGGCTCGCCCACGGTGCGTGACCTCCAGATGCGCGACCACGTCATCACCGGACGGACAGCGGAGTGGATTCGGGCGCGGGGGCTAGTCCCGAAACTGCTGGGATGA
- a CDS encoding MFS transporter yields the protein MESTIARPWWRLVLLWLSGMDLRVTLLAVPPLLPLIHAQFALDEKAVAALSSVPVLLLGIAAAPGAYLVARIGARRALIGGLATIALGAALRGAGPSTPFLFAMTFCMGAGVAISQPSMAVLVRLWFPRQVMRMTGVWSSGLLVGELLGASLTVPLILPLAGGSWEVALALWSTPVFATLALIVATTRHAEGEAVVTRGGGWPDWRNGRVWQLGLLQSSASLIYFGANTFLPDYLHGGGQADLLVPALTAINMAQVPASLTVGLVPWHVLSHRWTAILTGVAATACLPALVSGQPVLLVGAAAVLGFLSAAVLVVCFALPAVLAPAMDIARLSAGGFTIGYSTAFVTNLAAGALWDATHVPSFAFLPVLLGSVIILVLGPKLLAASGAGMPERARAPI from the coding sequence GTGGAATCGACGATCGCGCGGCCGTGGTGGCGCCTCGTCCTTCTCTGGCTGTCGGGGATGGACCTGCGCGTCACGCTGCTGGCCGTCCCGCCATTGCTTCCCCTGATCCATGCCCAGTTCGCCCTCGACGAGAAAGCCGTCGCGGCGCTCTCGAGCGTGCCGGTGCTCCTGCTGGGCATCGCCGCCGCGCCGGGCGCCTACCTCGTCGCCCGGATCGGAGCGCGCCGCGCGCTAATCGGCGGCCTCGCGACGATCGCGCTGGGCGCCGCGTTGCGCGGCGCTGGCCCCTCCACTCCATTCCTCTTTGCCATGACGTTCTGCATGGGCGCGGGCGTCGCCATCAGCCAGCCCAGCATGGCCGTCCTCGTCCGCCTGTGGTTCCCGCGCCAGGTCATGCGAATGACGGGCGTGTGGTCGAGCGGCCTCCTGGTGGGAGAGCTGCTCGGCGCATCGCTCACCGTACCCCTTATCCTGCCCTTGGCCGGCGGAAGCTGGGAGGTGGCGCTCGCCCTCTGGTCGACGCCGGTCTTTGCCACGCTGGCGCTCATCGTCGCGACAACCCGACACGCAGAGGGCGAAGCTGTCGTCACCCGTGGTGGCGGCTGGCCCGATTGGCGAAACGGGCGGGTGTGGCAGCTCGGCCTGCTCCAGTCGTCGGCAAGCCTGATCTATTTCGGCGCGAATACGTTCCTGCCGGACTACCTCCACGGAGGCGGTCAGGCGGATCTGCTGGTTCCCGCCCTCACCGCCATCAACATGGCGCAGGTTCCCGCCTCATTGACCGTCGGCCTGGTCCCGTGGCACGTCCTCTCGCACCGATGGACTGCCATCCTCACCGGTGTCGCTGCCACCGCGTGCCTTCCGGCCCTCGTGTCGGGCCAGCCAGTGTTGCTCGTCGGCGCGGCCGCCGTCCTCGGCTTCCTGTCCGCTGCGGTCCTCGTCGTCTGCTTCGCGCTCCCGGCCGTCCTCGCCCCCGCGATGGACATCGCGCGCCTCTCGGCGGGCGGATTCACCATCGGCTACTCGACCGCCTTCGTCACGAACCTGGCAGCCGGCGCGCTCTGGGATGCCACGCACGTTCCCTCTTTCGCGTTCCTTCCGGTGCTTCTGGGGAGCGTGATCATCCTCGTGCTGGGTCCAAAGCTCCTTGCCGCCAGCGGCGCGGGCATGCCCGAGCGGGCTCGCGCCCCGATCTGA
- a CDS encoding LLM class flavin-dependent oxidoreductase: MRFGTFSYNSARPNTTEPRSFHELLDQIVLTEELGFDDAWFAEHHHSDYGLLSSPNLIVATLAARTRRLRLGNLVNVLPLHDPIRLAEECAILDILTGGRLNVGLGRGVPRDDIKHGLDRDTAQARFEEGIAILQRAWTEETFSHEGTAWRYTDISCRPRPIQEPHPPIYYGATSPETPRILARRGWNMALSRQPMDNVVRAIETYRAARAEPGAAPGGGDVILVRDIYVAETDEQAWAEAGPQIARFWQLAADNRWIGDSVPLDDLPRFTSRFAYFPGGLTRERMVDWGTSLIGSPETVTRQARAMIERAQPDCLVGMFSFGALAHDQVIRSLELFATRVMPALAAVRAAG; this comes from the coding sequence ATGCGCTTCGGCACCTTCAGCTACAACAGCGCGCGTCCCAATACGACCGAGCCCCGAAGCTTCCACGAGCTGCTCGACCAGATCGTCCTCACCGAAGAGCTGGGCTTCGACGACGCGTGGTTCGCGGAGCACCACCACTCCGACTACGGGCTCCTCTCCTCTCCGAATCTGATCGTCGCCACGCTCGCCGCGCGCACGCGGCGCCTCCGGCTCGGCAACTTGGTGAACGTCCTGCCACTCCACGATCCCATTCGGCTCGCGGAGGAATGCGCCATTCTCGACATCCTGACCGGTGGGCGATTGAACGTGGGGCTCGGCCGAGGCGTCCCCCGGGACGACATCAAGCACGGCCTCGATCGCGACACGGCGCAGGCGCGATTCGAAGAGGGAATCGCGATTCTCCAGCGCGCGTGGACTGAGGAAACCTTCTCCCACGAAGGCACCGCGTGGCGATACACCGACATCTCGTGTCGGCCCCGGCCGATACAGGAGCCACACCCGCCCATCTACTACGGCGCCACCTCGCCCGAAACGCCGAGGATCCTGGCGCGTCGGGGGTGGAACATGGCGCTCTCCCGCCAGCCGATGGACAACGTCGTTCGCGCCATCGAAACGTATCGAGCAGCGCGCGCGGAGCCGGGCGCCGCGCCCGGCGGCGGCGACGTGATCCTCGTGCGCGATATCTACGTGGCGGAAACGGACGAGCAGGCCTGGGCCGAAGCAGGACCGCAGATCGCGCGATTCTGGCAACTCGCGGCGGACAACCGATGGATCGGCGATTCCGTGCCCCTGGACGACCTTCCGCGCTTCACCTCGCGCTTCGCCTACTTTCCGGGTGGGCTCACCCGCGAGCGCATGGTGGATTGGGGGACCTCGCTCATCGGCAGCCCCGAGACCGTGACACGGCAGGCGCGCGCGATGATCGAGCGCGCCCAGCCCGATTGCCTGGTGGGCATGTTCAGCTTCGGGGCGCTCGCGCACGATCAGGTCATCCGGTCGCTCGAGCTCTTCGCGACCCGCGTCATGCCCGCGCTCGCCGCCGTGCGGGCCGCAGGCTAG
- the aroC gene encoding chorismate synthase — protein MGSLRFLTAGESHGPGLSIIVEGMPAAVPLTEEQLEVDLRRRQGGYGRGGRMLIEQDYAYITAGVTNGLTTGAPIALSIENKDYANWKGKTLPPITVPRPGHADLSGALKYQHDDMRLVLERSSARETTARVAAAGVAKALLRELGVRVGGHVVSIGEVEAPVPDLPWDELFRRAEDSEVRCYDAEATARMVERIDRAKADRDTLGGVVEVVAWGLAPGVGSFVHWDRKLDGRLAGAVMSINAIKGVEIGDGFASAHRPGTQVQDAIRWGEGRPIRATNRAGGTEGGVTNGEPIVIRAAMKPISTTLTPQPSVDVRTGTETVMEYQRSDICAVPAAAVVVEAMVSLVLADAYLEKFGGDNIKETRSNMERFLSSIGWTALV, from the coding sequence ATGGGATCGCTGCGTTTTCTGACGGCCGGGGAGTCCCACGGGCCCGGCCTTTCCATCATCGTCGAAGGAATGCCGGCTGCCGTGCCGCTCACGGAGGAGCAGCTCGAGGTCGACCTGCGCCGTCGCCAGGGCGGATACGGGCGGGGCGGCCGCATGCTCATCGAGCAGGACTACGCGTACATCACGGCCGGTGTCACGAACGGGCTCACGACCGGCGCTCCCATCGCCCTGAGCATCGAGAACAAGGACTACGCCAACTGGAAGGGCAAGACGCTGCCGCCCATCACGGTCCCGCGGCCGGGGCACGCCGATCTGTCGGGCGCGCTGAAGTACCAGCACGACGATATGCGCCTCGTCCTGGAGCGCTCGAGCGCCCGGGAGACGACCGCCCGCGTGGCCGCGGCCGGAGTGGCGAAGGCGCTCTTGCGCGAGCTGGGCGTGCGCGTCGGGGGGCACGTCGTCTCCATCGGAGAGGTCGAGGCGCCGGTCCCCGACCTGCCATGGGACGAGTTGTTCCGCCGGGCGGAGGATTCCGAGGTGCGGTGCTACGATGCCGAGGCCACCGCGCGCATGGTCGAGCGCATCGACCGAGCGAAGGCGGACCGCGACACGCTGGGCGGGGTCGTGGAGGTCGTGGCGTGGGGGCTCGCACCCGGCGTCGGAAGCTTCGTGCACTGGGACCGCAAGCTGGACGGCCGCCTCGCGGGCGCCGTTATGAGCATCAACGCCATCAAGGGCGTCGAGATCGGCGACGGCTTCGCGTCCGCCCACCGACCCGGCACGCAGGTGCAGGACGCGATTCGGTGGGGGGAGGGGCGCCCCATTCGCGCCACCAACCGCGCCGGCGGGACCGAGGGCGGCGTGACGAACGGCGAGCCCATCGTCATTCGGGCCGCCATGAAGCCCATCTCGACGACGCTCACGCCGCAGCCATCCGTCGACGTCCGAACCGGCACCGAGACCGTGATGGAATACCAGCGGTCCGACATCTGCGCCGTCCCCGCGGCGGCGGTCGTCGTGGAGGCGATGGTGTCCCTCGTCCTCGCCGACGCGTACCTCGAGAAGTTCGGGGGGGACAACATCAAGGAGACGCGCTCGAATATGGAGCGGTTCCTCTCCTCGATCGGGTGGACCGCCCTCGTCTAG